The genomic interval GCGCGAGCTGGCGCGACCACAGCGGCGCGCTGCCGCCCTCGCCGTGGACGAAGACCAGGCACGTGCCACGCGAGAGCGCGGGCGGCTCGTCGGGCAGCGTCGTCGCTCCCGAATGTGCGTAGTTCAGCGCGAGATCGCCTGTTCGCAGGTACTTCGTCGGCATGACGTCTCCGAGCGGGCGCGTCCTGCTTACGAGCCGGCGCCGTGCCGGTCAACCGCGCGGTCGCCTGCGCTCGACCGCGCGGTCGCTCGTTCGGTCGCAGGTCGCGCGCACGTGCACCAAACGTTTTGCATTGACTTCGACGGTGGCACGTGGTTCTCCGCAACGAGGCAGCTTCATGGCCAGCCGACATCGGAAGCCCACCGAAGGCGACCTGCTCGGCGTCGTCGATGCGATCTACGCGGCCAGCGTGGATCCCGAGGCGTGGACGACGGTTCTGCGTCGCATCGTCGACGTGACGGGCGGCGAGGTCGCCGGCATCGTCGAGCACTCCCTGCGTGACGGTCGCGCCACCGTGCACACGATGTACGGCACGGACGAGCAGCAGACGCGCGCCTACGAGCGCGACTGGGCGCCGCGCAACATCTACCTGCACGCGAGCGGCGTTCCGGTGCGTCAAGGAGCGGTCCGCTTGAGTCACGAGCTGGTGCCGCTGCGTGAGGCGCTGCGCACGGAGTACGTCAACGACTTCCTGCTGCGCGAGGGCGTGCTGCACATCATGGGCAGCGTGCTGCGGGCGAGCCCGAGCAGCGCCGTCATCCTGCACATCCTGCGCGCGCGCCACCGCGAGTGCTTCGACACCGGCGACGTGGCGGTCATGGAGCGGCTGCTGCCGCACATCCGGCGCGCGGAAGAGGTGCGACGCCGGCTCGCCGACGTCGATCTGCGCCACCGCGCCGCGGTCGAGGGTCTCGACCGCTTGACGATCGGCGTCGTCTTCCTCGACGAGCGCGGCATGATCTCGTTCTCCAACCGCGCCGCGGATCGCATGCTCAGCGCCGGCGACGGTCTCTCGGTGCGCGCCGGCAAGCTGCGCGCCGTCGACGCGCGCGAGCACGGAGCGCTCGAGCGCGCGGTGAGCGGCGCGTGCGGACGCGAGGGCGAGCTCGGGCCGAGCGGCGACACGCTGCTGATCTCGCGTGCCGCTTCGGGTCGCCAGCCGCTGGTCGTCATGGTGGCGGCGCTGACGCGCGAGGTACCGGGGCCGTGGGCCACCGGACCGGCCGCGATCGTGTTCATCACCGACCCGCACGCGACCGCGCCCGACGCGCAGATGATCCTGCGCCGTCTCTATGGCTTGACGCCCGCGGAGGCGAACTTCGCGCGCCACCTGGTCGAGGGCGGCCCGCTCGAGGACCTCGCCGACCGGCTCGGCGTGACGCTCAACACCGCGCGCACGCACGTCAAGCGCCTGCTGATGAAGACCAGCACGCGCAGCCAGCGCGAGCTCATGCAGGTGCTGATGGCGGCGACGCTCGCCTCGCGCCTCGGCGAGTCGGGCGGCGCTTGACGCTGGCTCGACGCCGGCTCGATGCCGCGCGAGCGGAAGTCCGCTCGGGACGCGACAGCCGCGACGGCTCGACGCCGACGCTGCGAGTACACGTCCGCTAGGACGCGACGGCGCTGCGCCGGCTCGCGTCGCGCCACACCGGCGTCAGCCAGCTCGCGTACTTCGGATCGCCGCCGCGCGCGACCGAGCGGAAGCGCTCGGCGACCGCGCGCGTCACCGGGCCGATCGAGCCGTTGCCGATCACGCGACGGTCGATGCTCGCGACCGGCGTCACCTCCGCGGCGGTGCCGGAGAGGAAGACCTCGTCGGCGACGTAGAGCTCGGTGCGCGAGATCTTGCGCTCGACGACCGGCAAGCCGAGCGGCGGCGCGGCCGCGAGCTCGAGGATGCTGCGCCGCGTGATCCCCTCGAGGTTGTCCGACGTCGACGGCGGCGACACGAGCTCGCCGCGGCGCACGATCAGCAGGTGCGCGGCGCTCGCCTCGCTGACCTCACCGGTCTCGGTGAGCACGATCGCGTCGTCGTAGCCGTTGCGCTTCGCCTCGGCGCGCGCGAGCGCCGAGTTCAGGTACGCGCCCGTCGGCTTGGCGCGCGCCGGGATCGCGTTGTCCGACACGCGTCGCCACGACGACACGCAGAGGTGAATCGACTCGCTCGTGAAGTAGCGCCCGAGCGGCAGGCAGTAGACGCTGAGCGAGATCGGCACGTCGGTGAGCGTCGGCGAGAGATCGTCGGAGTCGACGTAGATCAGCGGGCGGATGTAGTAGTCGGTGCGCGCGTCGTTGCGGCGCAGCAGCTCGAGGATGATCTCGCCGATCTCCTCCGCCGTCGCCGGCGCTTCGAGCCCGAGGATGCGCGCCGACTCGAGCAGCCGCGCCACGTGATCCTCGAGCCGGAACACGTAGAGCTCGCGCTTCTCCTCGCTCCAGTAAGCACGGATGCCGCCGAAGCAGCCGAGCCCGTAGTTCAGCGCCTTCGCCCGTACGGTGACGGTCGCCGCCTCGTCGTCGACGAACTGGTTGCGATGGTAGGTGATGCCCACGTGTCCTCCGACTCGCCCGCCGCGAGTGGCGGGCAAGGTGCAATTCCGCACAACCGCGGCGAGCAGGCAACCGTGCGCGTACGAGCGTGGGAACTTCGTGGGGAGGCTGCGCGTGCTTCGGCGCTTGCTGCGCGTCAGCGCGGGCGGAAGTGCAGCAGCGTGACCTGGTCGTCGACGCGCTCGAACACCGGCTCGACCGCCATGCCGATCTCGACCTTCTCCGGGTCGCAGTCGACGAGCCGCGTCGGCAGGCGCACGCCGGCGTCGAGCTCGACCACCGCATAGACGTACGGCGCGTGCGCGAAGAACCACGGCGTGGTCGGCTTGCGCACGACGGTGAAGGTGTAGACGCGCCCCGTGCCCGCGACCTCCTCCCACGCGACGTCGCGCGACAGGCACGACGGGCAGAAGGCGCGCGGGTAGAAGATCAGCTTCGCGCACGCCTTGCAGCGCGGCAGCTCGATGCGACCCGCGGCGAGCGCGCGCCAGTACGGCGCCGCGTCGCCCTCGACGGCCGGCAGCGGCCGCGGGAACGACATCTTGGCGAGGTCGGCGGCGTCGCTCATGGCTCCCTCCCGAGGACCAGCGAGCACTCCTCGGTGAACGTGCCGCCGTTGCCGTGCACGAAGGCGACGTCGTTGCGCTTGACTTGACGCGCGCCGGCGCGCCCCATGACTTGACGCGCGCCCTCGACGACCAGCGTCATGCCGCCGCCGAGCCCCGGCTGGCCGAAGGACAGCATGCCGCCGTGCGTGTTGAGCGGGAAGTCGCCGGCGAACGTCAAGTCGTGCGATTCGACGAACGGACCGCCCTCGCCCTTCGCGCAGAAGCCCGCGTCCTCGAGCTCGATCAGCACCGCGCTCGTGTAGCAGTCGTAGATCTCGGCGAGCGTCACGTCCTGCGGCCCGAGCCCCGCCATCTCGAACGCGCGTCGCGCGGACTCGACGGTCGGCGTGACCAGGAAGTCCTCGCGCTGGAACGGATCGGGCTCGAGCGCCTCGCCGAAGCCGAGCACGTACGCGGGAGCATGCGGCAGGTCGCGCGCGCGCTCGGCGCTCGTGACGATCACCGCCTCGGCGCCGGTGCACGGCATCACCACCTCGAAGAGGTGCAGCGGGTCGCACACCATCGGCGAGGCGAGCACGTCGTCGATCGTCGCCGGCTTGCCGTGGAAGAGCGCGAGCGGGTTCTGCTGCGCGCTCGTGCGCTGGTCGGCGGCGATCTTCGCGAGCTGACGCGAGGTCGTGCCGTAGCGGTGCATGTGCAGCTTCGCCGCCATCGCGTAGTCCGCGTTCGCGCCCGCGGCGCCGTAGGGCAGCGTGAAGTCGCGCATCTGCGTCGCGAGCGGCGGCGGCTTCAAGTACATGCCCTTGGGATCCCACGTGTCGCCGTTGACGCAGAGCACGACGCGCGCGCGTCCGGTCGCGACCGCGGTCGCGGCGCGCGCGATCATGGCGCACGAGGTGGCGCCGCCGAGGTCGACGAAGTCGAGGTAGCGCGGCGAGAGCCCGAGGTGCTCGGCGACGATCGAGGGCCAGAGCATCGAGTACTGCATCATCGCGGGGCAGACGACGAGGCCGTCGACGTCGGCGCGCCCGAGGCCGGCGTCCTCGATCGCCGCGATGGAGGCCTCCGCGATCAGGCCGAGCGGCGTGCGGCCCTCGGGCGTCTTCGTGGGCTCGAGCTCCGCGAGCCCGACGATCGCGGCCTTGCCGCGCAGCGCGCGCGCGGCGGCGACGGACGTGCTGGTCGTCATGCGCGAGGCGTTATACGAGCGCGCGCGGTGGGAAGCCAAGCGCGGACGCGTCGGTTGTCTTGACCGGCGCGACGGTTGGGATCGCGCGCCCGCGCCCACGTCGTCGGCGCCCTGACGTCACCGTGCGGTGGCGTCACGCTCGTGCGCGGGTTTGGTGCAGGTGGGCGCGCCGCGATGTGGCCGGGTCCGGGGCCGCTCTCCCGAGCCGTCCTCGGCGGACGCGAGAGCCGCCGCGGTCCGCGCCGTGCGAGGCGCGGCACCGGACCCGGGCCCACCGCACCGCGCCCACCGGCACGAACCCAGCCCGGCGCGTGCACGGATCCTACGCCGCCCGCGCCGTCGGCGCGGCGGGCAGCCCCGGCACCGGGAAGCGCGCGCACAGCGTCTCGACCTCGGCGCGGATCTCCGCGAGGCGCCGCTCGTCGGCGCGCGACGTCAGTGCCTCCACGATCCAAGCGGCGAGG from Candidatus Binatia bacterium carries:
- a CDS encoding Zn-ribbon domain-containing OB-fold protein, producing MSDAADLAKMSFPRPLPAVEGDAAPYWRALAAGRIELPRCKACAKLIFYPRAFCPSCLSRDVAWEEVAGTGRVYTFTVVRKPTTPWFFAHAPYVYAVVELDAGVRLPTRLVDCDPEKVEIGMAVEPVFERVDDQVTLLHFRPR
- a CDS encoding thiolase family protein; this translates as MTTSTSVAAARALRGKAAIVGLAELEPTKTPEGRTPLGLIAEASIAAIEDAGLGRADVDGLVVCPAMMQYSMLWPSIVAEHLGLSPRYLDFVDLGGATSCAMIARAATAVATGRARVVLCVNGDTWDPKGMYLKPPPLATQMRDFTLPYGAAGANADYAMAAKLHMHRYGTTSRQLAKIAADQRTSAQQNPLALFHGKPATIDDVLASPMVCDPLHLFEVVMPCTGAEAVIVTSAERARDLPHAPAYVLGFGEALEPDPFQREDFLVTPTVESARRAFEMAGLGPQDVTLAEIYDCYTSAVLIELEDAGFCAKGEGGPFVESHDLTFAGDFPLNTHGGMLSFGQPGLGGGMTLVVEGARQVMGRAGARQVKRNDVAFVHGNGGTFTEECSLVLGREP
- a CDS encoding branched-chain amino acid transaminase, yielding MGITYHRNQFVDDEAATVTVRAKALNYGLGCFGGIRAYWSEEKRELYVFRLEDHVARLLESARILGLEAPATAEEIGEIILELLRRNDARTDYYIRPLIYVDSDDLSPTLTDVPISLSVYCLPLGRYFTSESIHLCVSSWRRVSDNAIPARAKPTGAYLNSALARAEAKRNGYDDAIVLTETGEVSEASAAHLLIVRRGELVSPPSTSDNLEGITRRSILELAAAPPLGLPVVERKISRTELYVADEVFLSGTAAEVTPVASIDRRVIGNGSIGPVTRAVAERFRSVARGGDPKYASWLTPVWRDASRRSAVAS